In a genomic window of Alkalihalobacillus sp. TS-13:
- a CDS encoding DctP family TRAP transporter solute-binding subunit has protein sequence MKTIIWVALLITIGIVTAVFVGFDFSTSAGSKEFDDEQNGLKDRITIKFSHIYSENSPQGQAARYFAKRLEERTDHQVEVEIYPNAVLYNEEEQLRALREGNVQMIAPSISELTAEYPRFQILDLPFVFTTHDLVKEAYDGKIGSRLLKDIEDEHMKGLDFWFGGYKQVTTDKKFVKYPSDFKRMHFGIMDSPIIKGQFNFLGASTSVVNFNRIYRDLEVNFIEGQENTVSNIYTRKLYQVQDYLTVSNHAIMSNIILINKDLLDELPPEIHEEMKEAMSETTSWISRHAIEINDRQIRQLKRDESIHIHLLTKDERKAWMEMLDPIYSKLEPILGKELVDEIDRIRNQ, from the coding sequence ATGAAGACCATTATTTGGGTTGCATTGTTGATCACAATCGGAATCGTGACAGCCGTCTTCGTCGGCTTCGATTTTTCCACGTCTGCGGGTTCAAAGGAATTTGATGATGAACAGAACGGTTTAAAGGATCGAATCACAATCAAGTTCAGCCATATCTATTCGGAAAACTCCCCACAAGGACAGGCTGCAAGATATTTTGCCAAACGTCTTGAGGAAAGGACCGACCATCAAGTCGAAGTAGAAATTTATCCAAATGCTGTCCTTTACAATGAGGAGGAGCAATTGCGTGCGTTACGGGAAGGGAATGTCCAGATGATTGCACCCTCCATCTCAGAGCTAACCGCAGAATACCCTAGATTCCAAATACTTGACCTTCCATTTGTTTTTACAACTCATGATCTTGTAAAAGAAGCCTATGATGGGAAAATTGGTTCCCGGCTATTAAAGGATATTGAGGATGAGCATATGAAGGGGCTGGATTTCTGGTTCGGAGGCTATAAACAGGTGACGACCGATAAGAAGTTCGTCAAATACCCTTCCGATTTCAAAAGGATGCATTTCGGGATCATGGATAGTCCGATCATCAAAGGACAATTCAACTTTTTAGGCGCTAGTACAAGCGTCGTGAACTTTAACAGGATTTACCGAGATCTAGAAGTTAATTTTATAGAAGGACAAGAAAACACGGTGTCTAATATATACACGAGAAAGCTTTATCAAGTACAAGACTACCTCACTGTAAGCAATCACGCGATCATGAGCAATATCATCCTCATCAACAAGGATCTTTTGGATGAATTACCTCCTGAGATCCACGAAGAAATGAAGGAAGCGATGAGTGAAACGACTTCTTGGATCAGTCGCCACGCCATTGAAATCAATGACAGACAGATCCGTCAGCTTAAGCGTGATGAATCGATTCATATACATCTGTTGACCAAAGATGAACGTAAAGCTTGGATGGAAATGCTCGATCCCATCTATTCAAAACTGGAACCGATACTTGGGAAAGAGTTGGTCGATGAAATCGATCGAATAAGGAATCAATAG
- a CDS encoding DUF3870 domain-containing protein encodes MPNTKMLAGHARLPNGMAVSDLHETLTVTIEVDHTYGVIVWADCTLATDHAQSYLGNLLKGFSLRDGIQLIEKEIENHYYGKAKPALLAAVRDAYKQYQTPHVVK; translated from the coding sequence ATGCCGAATACGAAAATGCTCGCAGGACATGCCCGCTTGCCAAATGGAATGGCGGTCAGTGATTTGCATGAAACATTAACAGTTACGATTGAGGTCGATCATACGTATGGTGTGATTGTTTGGGCGGATTGTACGCTTGCCACCGACCATGCGCAATCCTACCTGGGTAATTTGTTGAAAGGTTTCAGCTTACGTGATGGGATTCAACTGATTGAAAAAGAAATCGAAAACCACTATTACGGAAAAGCGAAACCAGCGCTATTGGCTGCAGTACGTGATGCTTACAAGCAGTATCAGACACCACATGTCGTAAAATAA
- the glaH gene encoding glutarate dioxygenase GlaH — protein MSMVKTDLVKSYENFSVVQHPQSERLYHIELKDEAVTAFLEKHRNTISQQLEYIPYMRYVIAKDLKQVLGEEFSKVINEVLHDREFGGFTLGIGKLTSSDEDYVKFSTAITHLIGGVNFDAMSGKYYARFTVKDTDNSDSYLRQAYRLFTLHTDGTFVNEPCDWLLMMKFAEENAIDGESRLLHLDDWEELDYYTNHPIASTKIPYKSPASKNVSQTVYNDTFFEHNGKPCIQFIDQFACPDTIEQAEYLKSMSESMENSTAVVELNLPVGDLVVLNNTFWLHGRAAFEKHPDLHRELLRQRGYFKKV, from the coding sequence ATGAGCATGGTTAAAACCGATTTAGTGAAGTCTTATGAGAATTTCAGCGTAGTGCAACACCCGCAGTCCGAGCGTCTTTATCACATCGAATTGAAGGACGAAGCTGTCACAGCCTTTTTGGAAAAACATCGCAATACGATCTCCCAGCAACTAGAGTACATCCCGTACATGCGCTATGTTATCGCGAAAGATTTGAAACAGGTGCTTGGAGAGGAGTTTTCAAAGGTAATCAATGAGGTGCTTCATGACCGTGAGTTCGGCGGATTCACCCTTGGAATCGGAAAGCTTACCTCCTCAGATGAAGATTATGTAAAATTCTCCACAGCAATCACACATTTAATCGGCGGTGTGAATTTCGATGCGATGTCTGGAAAGTATTACGCCCGTTTTACCGTTAAAGACACTGACAACAGTGACTCATACCTCCGCCAGGCTTATCGGTTGTTCACCCTCCATACCGATGGAACATTCGTTAACGAACCATGCGATTGGCTCTTGATGATGAAGTTTGCCGAAGAAAATGCCATCGACGGTGAATCCCGTCTATTGCATTTAGACGACTGGGAAGAACTTGATTATTACACCAATCACCCAATTGCGTCGACAAAGATTCCATACAAATCTCCTGCAAGTAAAAATGTCAGTCAAACAGTGTACAATGATACCTTTTTCGAACATAACGGCAAACCTTGCATCCAGTTCATCGATCAGTTTGCCTGCCCTGATACAATAGAACAAGCGGAGTATTTGAAATCGATGTCTGAATCGATGGAAAATAGTACAGCTGTAGTAGAGCTGAATCTCCCTGTAGGCGATCTCGTCGTCTTGAACAACACATTCTGGCTCCATGGTAGAGCAGCTTTCGAAAAACACCCGGACTTGCATCGTGAGCTGTTACGTCAACGTGGTTATTTTAAAAAAGTTTAG
- the lhgO gene encoding L-2-hydroxyglutarate oxidase produces MYDVMIIGGGIVGLSTAYALTQKNPTLKIAVVEKEDSWAKHQTGHNSGVIHSGIYYKPGSLKARFAKEGGRKLTAFCDEYGISYEQCGKVIVATDENELTVMHNLYERGLQNGLDLRLLDQAELKEEEPYVNGIKAIKVPQAGIIDYVGICSAIVTVLESRGADLFLGTEANDIKESPNEVTVETASSTYRTKHLVNCCGLQSDRVARRSGQNPDLKIVPFRGEYFELKPEKEYLVRNLIYPVPNPDFPFLGVHFTRMIGGGVEAGPNAVLGFKREGYRKRDISLKDLSETLMYPGFWKLASNYWKEGLEEMVRSFNKGAFVRSLQRLIPSIEEDDLKPAPAGIRAQALKSDGSLVDDFFLVHSKRSTHVCNAPSPAATACFPIGEHIATALDIERPVKISSSS; encoded by the coding sequence ATGTATGATGTCATGATCATCGGCGGTGGAATCGTCGGACTTTCTACTGCCTATGCCCTGACCCAAAAAAATCCGACATTGAAAATCGCTGTGGTCGAAAAAGAAGACAGCTGGGCAAAACATCAGACCGGGCATAACAGTGGCGTCATCCACTCCGGCATCTATTACAAACCAGGCAGTCTGAAAGCACGCTTTGCAAAAGAAGGCGGGCGCAAACTCACAGCATTCTGTGATGAGTATGGCATCTCTTATGAACAATGTGGAAAAGTGATTGTTGCAACGGATGAAAACGAATTGACTGTCATGCACAATTTATACGAACGAGGGTTGCAAAACGGCTTGGACCTCAGGCTATTAGATCAAGCAGAATTGAAAGAGGAAGAACCATACGTGAACGGCATCAAAGCGATCAAAGTACCTCAAGCTGGCATCATCGACTATGTTGGAATTTGTTCGGCAATCGTAACGGTATTGGAAAGTCGAGGAGCAGACCTCTTCCTAGGAACTGAAGCGAATGATATAAAGGAAAGTCCAAACGAGGTTACAGTTGAGACTGCTTCTAGCACTTACAGGACGAAACATCTGGTTAACTGCTGTGGCCTTCAAAGCGATCGTGTGGCAAGACGCAGCGGCCAGAACCCTGATTTGAAGATCGTTCCATTCCGTGGCGAGTATTTTGAACTGAAGCCGGAAAAAGAATATCTCGTTCGAAACTTGATCTATCCCGTCCCGAATCCCGACTTCCCTTTCCTCGGCGTTCATTTCACACGGATGATCGGCGGAGGTGTCGAAGCTGGACCGAATGCAGTACTTGGTTTTAAAAGGGAAGGTTACAGGAAGCGGGATATCTCTTTGAAGGATTTGTCCGAAACATTGATGTATCCTGGGTTCTGGAAACTTGCCTCAAACTATTGGAAGGAAGGTCTCGAGGAGATGGTCCGCTCCTTCAACAAGGGAGCATTCGTGCGTAGTTTACAACGGTTGATACCGTCGATCGAGGAAGATGACCTGAAGCCTGCCCCTGCTGGAATCCGTGCCCAAGCACTGAAATCAGACGGTTCACTCGTCGACGATTTCTTTCTTGTTCATAGTAAGCGGAGCACACACGTCTGCAATGCCCCGTCTCCTGCGGCTACAGCCTGTTTTCCAATCGGAGAACACATCGCAACAGCACTTGATATCGAACGACCGGTTAAAATTTCTAGCTCATCTTGA
- a CDS encoding DinB family protein: protein MNDDQIFEQFRMWRSWTVGSVEGLTEEIIDHIPEHHRNNIRWNMGHILAGWDHTVSQTLDIERMLPLQYHVMFPRESSPADWNEQPPSYEELLKQLKEQPDKMIEVCRGKLDQPLKDEFFHMKTLGEMFLFHMNHEALHMSTINIIKRAAKHQLVK from the coding sequence ATGAACGATGATCAGATTTTCGAGCAATTCAGAATGTGGAGGAGTTGGACAGTCGGATCAGTGGAGGGTTTAACAGAAGAAATTATTGATCATATACCAGAGCACCATCGAAACAATATCCGCTGGAATATGGGGCACATATTGGCGGGGTGGGACCACACAGTCTCTCAAACACTTGATATAGAGAGAATGCTGCCACTACAGTACCATGTGATGTTTCCGCGTGAAAGCAGTCCAGCTGATTGGAATGAACAACCGCCATCTTATGAGGAGTTGCTAAAACAATTGAAAGAGCAACCTGATAAAATGATCGAGGTTTGCAGAGGTAAACTGGATCAGCCGTTAAAGGATGAGTTCTTTCATATGAAGACATTAGGAGAAATGTTTCTTTTTCATATGAATCATGAAGCGCTGCATATGTCGACGATCAACATCATCAAACGGGCGGCAAAACACCAACTAGTGAAGTAA
- a CDS encoding YihY/virulence factor BrkB family protein produces MKTLKWLLISLYREFLDRKMYDLAAQMSYYFLLSLFPFLIVVITLVGHLPLDTGSVLDIVEPYAPEQTIHFLRHTLNGIFANQEQNLLTIGFLSSIWLSSIAIQSFSRILNESYPQRTKRSLFIQLVEGLLLTIAFISVVVISVLVPVAERLVLSYIDEDAWLFSFIISFWSPLKWIVGSFVLFGFFYVLYHFVPKARLKFIEVLPGAIFSTIIWQLISLGFSVYVRFSQYSIIYGNVKTIIILMIWLYLTALTLIIGGTINALLFKRKYNYD; encoded by the coding sequence ATGAAAACGCTGAAATGGCTTTTAATATCACTTTACAGAGAATTCTTAGATCGGAAAATGTACGACCTTGCAGCTCAAATGTCGTATTATTTTTTATTGTCCCTCTTTCCATTTCTCATTGTCGTCATCACTTTAGTCGGTCACCTGCCGCTTGATACTGGTTCTGTACTGGATATCGTTGAGCCCTATGCTCCTGAGCAGACGATTCATTTTCTAAGACATACGCTCAATGGGATTTTCGCCAATCAGGAACAGAACCTGCTTACCATCGGATTCCTCTCATCGATCTGGTTGTCATCCATAGCCATCCAATCTTTTTCTCGGATTTTGAACGAAAGTTACCCACAAAGGACCAAACGCTCTCTCTTCATACAGTTAGTGGAAGGATTATTGCTGACGATCGCTTTTATCAGTGTTGTCGTCATATCAGTCCTCGTTCCTGTAGCAGAACGACTAGTACTAAGTTATATCGATGAAGACGCCTGGTTGTTTTCTTTCATCATCAGTTTTTGGAGCCCATTGAAATGGATTGTCGGGAGCTTTGTTTTATTTGGTTTCTTTTATGTCCTTTATCACTTTGTTCCGAAAGCCAGACTGAAGTTTATCGAAGTATTGCCTGGAGCAATTTTCTCGACAATCATCTGGCAGCTTATTTCGTTAGGCTTCTCAGTCTATGTCCGATTCAGTCAATATTCGATCATTTACGGCAACGTCAAAACCATCATCATCCTCATGATTTGGCTTTATTTGACCGCCCTAACATTGATCATAGGTGGAACCATCAATGCCCTCCTGTTTAAAAGAAAGTACAATTATGATTGA
- a CDS encoding polymorphic toxin type 30 domain-containing protein: MASQVVSIRVKIRNKLETIHQSCKELIQKHPVILRVYAIFVWLSLIAFIVSLIFMDDSRRMFVQFLWSFYVILQFWLLCRSKTLTWKKYTYFFLAGAWLMTPINTFIVSSFTAVLGGREADVWSMAILTPIVEEIVKLIPLGAYLYFSRRATSLSLSDFALIGAATGAGFQFLEETFRRLITGDHYGVTLLQGKVLHWEFFTLFPGYFEEGFIPDKMAAGHSLLTAMIALGIGLAIRYRERLKHFTYIFPSFLLVWAIFDHAIWNSFYSTPEWLTVIHDLLGSGYAARPLFLIMLVISIFLDYKSLNRVSGKLPMLNGEHVINPFSEMWNLLISVSTDRKRFGYFLMFYRERRELGFTLLYGNSEAEGRIPRIQENIQKYYKALAVIALAFFAALFLKEWIDSFHTPQACIACLFDQLQNWWDRLSGLEKAVIIGGAFALTFPLLGFWASVGAVTTGIGVAAGGHNIADILRNPKKLLTPETALAVGVAAILSRIPFANALKKFGDPIASKIKKYWDDLIGKKGNDPDPPDKPIVPKPKVGDFTNVKNIEDFRARLPEDAEQLPWKEIPGGAAEGEKYRWTDQRGNVWNTRAHGPDPSAPEGSNAANGWIYRVEVKTPSGKWTMDSQGNFHKKNVFNPNSPHYSESIANDSHIPFTG, translated from the coding sequence ATGGCAAGTCAAGTTGTAAGTATAAGAGTAAAGATTAGAAACAAGCTGGAAACCATTCATCAATCCTGTAAGGAACTTATTCAGAAGCATCCTGTAATTCTAAGAGTATATGCCATTTTCGTTTGGCTTTCATTGATCGCTTTCATCGTAAGCTTGATTTTCATGGATGACTCTCGTAGGATGTTCGTCCAGTTTCTCTGGTCCTTTTATGTGATTTTGCAATTTTGGTTATTATGCAGAAGTAAAACCCTCACGTGGAAAAAGTACACGTATTTCTTTTTAGCAGGAGCATGGTTGATGACACCCATCAATACATTCATCGTCAGTTCCTTTACCGCGGTGTTGGGCGGTAGAGAAGCGGATGTTTGGAGTATGGCGATCTTAACTCCTATTGTGGAAGAAATCGTAAAGCTCATTCCGCTTGGAGCTTATCTCTATTTCTCTCGACGCGCAACATCATTAAGTCTAAGTGATTTTGCCCTTATAGGTGCTGCCACAGGTGCAGGATTTCAATTTTTGGAGGAAACATTCCGTCGGCTTATTACCGGTGACCATTATGGAGTGACCTTGTTACAGGGAAAAGTCCTTCATTGGGAGTTTTTCACCCTTTTTCCCGGGTATTTTGAGGAGGGTTTCATTCCTGACAAAATGGCAGCCGGACATTCCTTACTGACTGCAATGATTGCGCTTGGTATCGGATTAGCGATCAGATACAGGGAGCGATTAAAGCATTTCACTTATATTTTTCCGTCATTCCTTTTAGTTTGGGCCATTTTTGATCATGCGATCTGGAATTCGTTCTATAGCACTCCTGAATGGCTTACTGTAATCCATGATTTATTAGGTAGCGGATATGCAGCAAGACCACTGTTCTTAATCATGCTGGTTATATCAATCTTTTTAGATTATAAATCTCTGAATCGTGTAAGTGGAAAACTACCAATGTTGAATGGAGAACATGTCATCAACCCGTTTTCTGAAATGTGGAACTTGTTGATTTCTGTTTCAACAGATCGTAAACGTTTTGGTTATTTCTTGATGTTTTATCGAGAGCGTAGAGAACTTGGATTTACGTTACTGTATGGAAATTCTGAAGCAGAAGGACGAATACCTCGAATACAAGAGAACATCCAGAAATATTATAAGGCTTTGGCCGTGATTGCACTGGCATTTTTTGCAGCTTTATTTTTAAAGGAATGGATTGATTCTTTCCATACTCCTCAAGCATGTATCGCTTGTCTATTCGACCAGCTGCAAAATTGGTGGGATCGTTTATCTGGCTTGGAGAAAGCGGTCATCATAGGAGGAGCATTTGCTTTGACCTTCCCGCTATTAGGTTTTTGGGCATCAGTAGGTGCGGTTACAACAGGGATTGGTGTGGCTGCTGGTGGACACAATATAGCGGATATTTTACGGAACCCGAAGAAGTTGCTTACACCTGAAACTGCACTGGCAGTTGGGGTTGCTGCTATATTAAGCAGAATTCCCTTTGCAAATGCCTTGAAAAAATTCGGGGATCCCATTGCTTCAAAAATCAAAAAATATTGGGATGATCTAATTGGCAAAAAAGGAAATGATCCTGATCCTCCAGACAAGCCGATAGTTCCTAAGCCCAAAGTAGGCGACTTTACCAACGTTAAAAATATAGAAGACTTCCGGGCAAGATTACCTGAAGATGCCGAACAGCTTCCGTGGAAAGAGATTCCAGGCGGTGCAGCCGAAGGAGAGAAGTATCGTTGGACCGATCAGAGAGGTAATGTGTGGAATACCAGAGCCCATGGACCGGATCCATCGGCACCAGAGGGATCAAATGCTGCAAATGGCTGGATCTATCGGGTAGAAGTGAAGACACCATCAGGTAAATGGACGATGGATTCGCAAGGTAATTTTCATAAAAAGAATGTCTTTAATCCAAATAGTCCGCATTATAGCGAAAGTATTGCCAATGATTCACACATTCCATTCACAGGCTGA
- a CDS encoding MFS transporter: MEQTKSLSLFKNKTYVKLFLASSISIYGDWFDILAISVLVAYGWNTDPILIGLIPVCFALPGILFGSFAGVLADRYRKVNLMMASDFISAILTGLLVLADHIYWILPLLFLRSTMGLISAPAAQSLTRHIVQEDQLLKATSYNQIVNNSGKIVGPLLGAVILALISPKICILINAFSSIISGLILLTMRNIKENDATTTENEDEAEPSFKESWKEGWAFVLKQPVIFNSILFSLIGMMGIQLVDFQFPVLLRSVNMEDPVVFGMLMSMTGIGSIVTITWMNRFKNIQYGWAIGGGMSLIGFGFAGVGFIAEGMSLFIPALFGLLVGLGNGIWMVAFNFALQKESPKEMIGRVYGITNSLFSAVVIIAPVTGGILVQTLGPSAVIQAIGLAVGGTGIIGGILGKWLWKQESSSTAILEPVSKDSSV; this comes from the coding sequence ATGGAACAGACGAAATCATTATCCCTTTTTAAAAATAAAACGTATGTTAAATTGTTTCTGGCTTCATCCATATCGATCTACGGTGACTGGTTCGATATCCTCGCCATTTCAGTCCTGGTGGCTTATGGATGGAACACAGATCCTATATTGATCGGTCTCATTCCAGTATGTTTTGCTTTACCAGGGATCCTTTTCGGATCGTTCGCCGGTGTTCTCGCCGACCGTTATAGGAAAGTCAACTTGATGATGGCTTCTGATTTCATCAGTGCGATTTTGACTGGACTTCTTGTTTTAGCCGATCACATCTATTGGATTCTTCCTCTCTTGTTTTTACGTTCTACAATGGGTCTGATCAGTGCACCTGCAGCACAGTCCTTGACTCGACATATCGTTCAGGAAGATCAACTGTTGAAAGCGACCTCCTACAACCAGATCGTCAACAATTCTGGTAAAATCGTCGGGCCATTGTTAGGGGCTGTTATCCTCGCTCTCATATCCCCGAAAATTTGTATCTTAATCAATGCATTCAGCAGCATCATATCTGGACTCATTCTCCTAACCATGCGTAATATCAAAGAAAATGATGCAACGACAACTGAAAATGAAGACGAAGCAGAACCTAGTTTCAAAGAATCCTGGAAAGAAGGATGGGCGTTTGTACTGAAGCAACCGGTGATTTTCAATTCCATTCTATTCTCCCTGATCGGCATGATGGGGATTCAGCTTGTCGACTTTCAATTTCCAGTCCTCCTTCGTTCCGTCAATATGGAAGATCCAGTTGTGTTCGGTATGCTGATGAGTATGACCGGAATAGGGTCGATCGTTACAATCACCTGGATGAACCGTTTCAAAAATATCCAGTATGGTTGGGCGATCGGCGGTGGGATGAGCTTGATCGGTTTCGGTTTTGCGGGTGTAGGTTTCATTGCAGAAGGCATGTCGTTATTCATTCCTGCCCTTTTCGGACTGCTTGTCGGTTTAGGAAATGGCATATGGATGGTCGCATTCAACTTTGCTTTACAAAAAGAATCTCCTAAGGAAATGATCGGACGGGTCTACGGGATTACGAACTCCTTGTTCAGTGCGGTTGTGATCATTGCGCCGGTTACTGGCGGAATTCTCGTTCAAACGCTCGGCCCCTCGGCTGTCATCCAAGCAATCGGATTGGCCGTCGGAGGAACTGGTATTATCGGGGGAATCCTTGGCAAATGGCTCTGGAAACAAGAATCCAGCTCAACAGCGATTCTTGAACCCGTTTCCAAAGATTCAAGTGTTTAA
- a CDS encoding helix-turn-helix domain-containing protein has product MESSVGLRIKRLRKDLGLTQGDLAGDQLSRAMLSLIERDLTTPSLRTIEYLSHKLGVSVGDLLGEIKDTSITSATSEDIKKSLNICTTLFKVKKYKEAETRLKELIKIEHVSFPEKWLAHKLLGQIYEKLDEDEKALVHFTESLYYLSSTDANEIVEVYYYKTLSNRKLGHYKDGIAAALNAAVLIESYHTKVDNLLQIKLLYNLALCYCRVEEFQKGLDVINRAIGIMEANEVTYSNGHFYMLKGLAELYMNKFAEGIVSTRGAIEYLDVNTHPERYLGSKINLGIILRKHNDIQDSLKELHECLDEALKADIPYITVNNYYELALSYLHIEDIKQAEYYAKCGLALVEPRSHLHGQCHYVLAKVLMKRGNYKQAFNEIKKSESIFQVQKNESWSALVLSEKAICYKHLNDHNNAFQSLLLANQMMLKKDMRLISTEIPVMS; this is encoded by the coding sequence TTGGAAAGTAGTGTAGGACTAAGGATTAAAAGGTTAAGAAAAGATTTGGGACTTACCCAGGGAGATTTAGCTGGGGATCAATTGAGCCGTGCCATGTTAAGCCTCATTGAACGAGATCTGACCACCCCCTCCCTCCGGACGATTGAATACTTATCCCACAAACTAGGTGTTTCCGTTGGTGATTTACTAGGGGAAATCAAAGACACATCCATTACTTCAGCCACCTCAGAAGATATCAAGAAATCACTCAATATCTGTACAACCCTTTTTAAAGTCAAAAAATATAAGGAAGCGGAAACTCGACTGAAAGAACTGATCAAGATTGAACACGTTTCCTTCCCAGAAAAATGGCTTGCACATAAACTGCTCGGTCAAATATATGAGAAGCTGGATGAAGATGAAAAAGCCCTGGTTCACTTCACTGAGTCCCTTTACTATTTATCTTCTACGGATGCAAATGAGATTGTAGAAGTCTATTATTATAAGACTCTATCGAACCGGAAGCTTGGACATTATAAAGATGGAATTGCGGCTGCACTCAATGCTGCTGTACTCATTGAGTCCTATCACACCAAAGTAGACAACCTTCTTCAAATCAAACTTCTCTATAACCTCGCACTCTGCTATTGCCGTGTTGAAGAGTTCCAAAAAGGACTTGATGTCATCAATCGCGCAATCGGAATCATGGAAGCAAACGAAGTTACATATTCAAACGGCCATTTCTATATGCTGAAAGGGCTCGCAGAGTTGTATATGAACAAATTTGCTGAAGGAATCGTCTCGACAAGAGGAGCGATCGAATATCTCGATGTCAACACACATCCAGAAAGATATTTAGGTTCCAAAATCAATCTAGGGATCATTTTACGAAAACATAACGATATACAAGACTCATTAAAGGAACTGCACGAGTGTTTGGACGAAGCATTGAAAGCAGACATTCCGTATATCACCGTCAATAATTACTATGAGCTTGCACTCTCCTATCTGCATATCGAGGATATCAAGCAGGCCGAGTATTATGCAAAATGCGGACTAGCATTAGTCGAACCGAGGTCCCACTTACATGGCCAATGCCACTACGTCCTTGCCAAAGTACTGATGAAACGCGGAAATTATAAACAAGCATTTAATGAAATCAAAAAATCAGAGTCGATTTTCCAAGTACAGAAGAATGAATCTTGGTCCGCGCTTGTTCTATCTGAAAAAGCGATTTGTTATAAACACCTGAATGATCATAATAACGCATTCCAATCTTTACTACTCGCAAACCAAATGATGTTGAAAAAAGATATGAGGCTCATAAGCACGGAAATTCCGGTAATGAGTTGA
- a CDS encoding S8 family peptidase, which translates to MTDVRLIPYQVEEIIEDLTNIPQGVEMIEAPELWERADKGKGNVVAIIDTGCQTNHPDLEGRVIDGRNFTTDYNSDPDNFLDNNGHGTHVAGTIAAIGKDNSIAGVAPECSLLILKVLTKQGSGRMEWIVDAIRYATDWAGPDGEKVKAISMSLGGPQGTDELHQAIKDAVDNQICVVCAAGNEGDNQEDTDEYSYPGAYNEVIQVGAVDFQRNIARFTNTNDEIDLVAPGINILSTFPDNRYARLSGTSMSTPHVSGALALLSNLTTKEFSRELTEPELYAQLVKRTTPLNYSKKAVGNGFLTLGLVDKLENLFSPYTKMWEQEDKSILMAERRS; encoded by the coding sequence ATGACTGATGTCCGATTGATTCCTTATCAAGTAGAAGAAATCATCGAAGATTTGACGAATATTCCTCAAGGTGTAGAAATGATTGAAGCACCCGAATTATGGGAGAGGGCTGACAAAGGGAAAGGGAATGTCGTCGCGATTATTGATACAGGATGCCAGACCAACCACCCTGACTTGGAAGGACGGGTGATTGATGGCCGGAACTTCACGACAGATTACAATAGTGATCCAGACAATTTTCTAGACAACAATGGACACGGTACTCACGTTGCTGGCACCATTGCTGCTATCGGGAAAGATAATAGCATCGCAGGTGTCGCTCCTGAATGCAGCCTGCTAATTTTAAAAGTGTTGACGAAACAAGGCAGCGGCAGAATGGAGTGGATTGTGGATGCCATTCGCTATGCGACTGATTGGGCAGGACCTGATGGGGAAAAAGTGAAAGCCATCTCCATGTCACTTGGAGGTCCACAAGGTACAGATGAACTACACCAGGCAATCAAAGATGCTGTCGACAACCAGATATGCGTCGTTTGTGCTGCTGGTAATGAAGGTGACAACCAAGAAGACACTGACGAATATTCTTATCCGGGTGCTTATAATGAAGTCATTCAGGTAGGAGCGGTAGACTTCCAACGCAACATTGCACGATTTACGAACACGAATGATGAAATTGACCTGGTCGCTCCAGGCATCAATATTTTATCAACATTTCCAGATAATAGATATGCGAGGTTATCAGGAACATCGATGTCAACACCCCATGTTTCTGGGGCGTTAGCCTTATTGAGCAACCTGACAACTAAGGAATTCAGCCGTGAGCTGACTGAGCCGGAACTGTACGCACAGCTTGTCAAACGGACAACCCCACTTAATTATTCGAAAAAAGCTGTTGGAAATGGCTTCCTAACCCTCGGTCTCGTCGATAAACTGGAAAATCTGTTCAGCCCCTACACAAAGATGTGGGAGCAAGAGGATAAGAGCATATTGATGGCAGAAAGACGGTCCTGA